A region of Vitis riparia cultivar Riparia Gloire de Montpellier isolate 1030 chromosome 1, EGFV_Vit.rip_1.0, whole genome shotgun sequence DNA encodes the following proteins:
- the LOC117923036 gene encoding zinc finger protein 4-like produces MEPPNYNVESEDESEVSSQVASNVSIQETSSDPSKDSTTTSSCLTNLIKLQPDQGSVSLDLTLCFNPNDTKLKGMGESSSDAVAQAPVATAPKVFSCNYCRRKFFSSQALGGHQNAHKRERTLAKRAMRMGMFADRYTSLSSLPLHGSAFRSLGIEAHSSMHQRMVPLERPDTRGGARFEQGYYGLPVFIEDEEAELFWPGSFRQIGERVGGSAIPELSQGPNINFVPMAPPPTTDSSSPDLTLKL; encoded by the coding sequence ATGGAGCCACCAAACTATAATGTTGAATCCGAAGATGAATCTGAAGTCAGTAGCCAAGTAGCGTCCAATGTATCCATCCAAGAGACTTCCTCTGATCCCTCCAAGGACAGCACTACGACATCATCTTGCCTCACAAATCTTATAAAGCTTCAGCCAGACCAAGGGTCTGTTTCTCTAGACTTAACTCTATGTTTCAACCCCAACGACACCAAGTTGAAGGGCATGGGTGAGAGTAGCAGTGATGCAGTGGCTCAGGCTCCAGTGGCAACGGCCCCAAAGGTTTTCTCTTGCAATTATTGCCGGCGCAAGTTCTTCAGCTCACAGGCATTGGGTGGCCACCAGAATGCACATAAGAGAGAAAGGACACTGGCAAAACGGGCCATGCGGATGGGAATGTTCGCAGatagatacactagtttatcatCTCTGCCCCTTCACGGTTCTGCATTCCGGTCCCTTGGGATTGAAGCTCATTCCTCAATGCACCAAAGAATGGTACCGCTGGAAAGGCCTGATACAAGGGGCGGAGCAAGGTTTGAGCAAGGCTATTACGGGCTGCCAGTGTTCATAGAAGATGAAGAAGCAGAGCTGTTTTGGCCTGGGAGTTTTAGGCAGATAGGTGAAAGAGTTGGAGGCAGTGCAATTCCTGAATTGTCTCAAGGTCCCAATATAAATTTTGTACCAATGGCTCCCCCACCAACCACAGATTCGTCTTCACCTGATCTCACTTTAAAACTATAA